In Pleurocapsa sp. PCC 7319, the following are encoded in one genomic region:
- a CDS encoding serine/threonine-protein kinase: MKGKILASRYKIIDYIASGGFGRTYLAEDIQLPSKVKCVVKQLYPSIEDPKFLAVARRLFKTEASTLHNLGNHDQIPKLLAYFEEEEKFYLVQQYIEGQTLGKELNPSHVWSEAQIIELLNDSLNILKYIHAKGVIHRDIKPDNLIRRNSDHKLVLVDFGTVKNVLNGQTNIGQLTVPVGTQGYMPTEQARGKPRPTSDLYALGIICIQALTGVEPLDLEEDDEGELIWESLADISPQLAEILTKITRYHFKDRYQSAEEVLQALTPLLDKTISKSDSASANEPSSSSSTEFHNLTPVSASPTIDNGLPPTSVIDGGTSHYIIGQTSNFPAPQNSQAVASKIRPFPDANYENISEPAQPAGKSKNRKILGVAIACGVAIMGGMYLFIRQPITDNQPNTPDSPNELPSSPTERINQGEGFRKDL; this comes from the coding sequence GTGAAGGGAAAAATACTAGCCTCTCGTTATAAAATTATTGATTATATTGCCAGTGGAGGATTTGGCAGAACTTACCTTGCGGAAGATATCCAACTACCAAGTAAAGTTAAATGTGTCGTTAAACAGCTTTATCCCAGTATCGAAGATCCAAAATTTTTGGCTGTAGCTCGACGGTTATTTAAGACAGAAGCCTCAACATTACATAATCTGGGGAATCACGACCAAATTCCTAAACTGTTAGCCTACTTTGAAGAAGAAGAGAAGTTTTATCTGGTACAACAATACATTGAGGGACAAACTCTAGGAAAAGAACTGAATCCGAGTCATGTTTGGTCTGAAGCTCAGATTATTGAATTATTGAACGATAGTCTGAATATTCTTAAATATATTCATGCTAAGGGAGTGATTCATCGCGATATTAAACCGGATAATCTGATTCGTCGTAACTCCGATCACAAACTTGTGTTGGTAGATTTTGGCACTGTAAAAAACGTGCTTAACGGGCAAACCAATATCGGTCAATTGACAGTGCCAGTAGGTACACAAGGCTATATGCCTACCGAACAAGCCAGGGGCAAACCCCGTCCTACCAGTGACTTATATGCTTTAGGTATAATTTGCATACAGGCATTAACAGGAGTTGAACCTCTAGATTTGGAAGAGGATGATGAAGGGGAGCTAATCTGGGAATCTTTAGCGGATATTAGTCCCCAATTGGCTGAAATCTTGACGAAAATAACTCGCTATCACTTTAAAGATCGTTACCAGTCTGCTGAAGAAGTATTGCAAGCTTTAACTCCCTTGTTAGACAAAACCATTAGTAAGTCTGATTCTGCGTCAGCTAATGAGCCTTCTTCCTCAAGTTCGACTGAATTTCATAATCTAACACCAGTTTCTGCTTCACCAACTATTGACAATGGACTACCACCCACATCGGTTATCGATGGTGGCACTTCACATTACATAATTGGGCAAACTTCGAACTTCCCCGCTCCCCAAAATTCTCAGGCTGTAGCCTCCAAAATTCGTCCTTTTCCCGATGCTAATTACGAAAATATTTCTGAACCTGCGCAACCTGCAGGAAAATCCAAGAACAGAAAAATTTTGGGGGTGGCGATCGCTTGTGGAGTAGCAATCATGGGTGGCATGTATTTATTTATTCGACAACCCATAACCGACAATCAACCAAATACCCCTGACTCCCCAAATGAACTACCTAGTTCTCCCACAGAAAGAATAAATCAGGGAGAAGGATTTAGAAAAGATCTTTAA
- a CDS encoding competence/damage-inducible protein A, which translates to MSAEIICIGTELLLGDILNTNCQYLAQELAKLGIPHYYQTVVGDNLSRIHQVLQTAISRSSILIFTGGLGPTPDDLTTEAIASFFSVSLIEDPAIIEDISRKFASVGRKMTPSNRKQALVPQGAITLPNPTGTAPGIIWQPQDGISIMTFPGVPSEMHRMWQETAVPFLKQEGWGKNIIYSEMMRFRGIGESALAEKVAHLFDSDNPTVAPYAGKGEVRLRVAAKAASKTQAESLIKPVTTEIKNIAGLNYFGSNDDTLASVVGKLLQDAQQTLSVAESCTGGGLGAMLTEIPGSSSYFLGGIIAYANQVKTGQLNVNEPDLMQHGAVSEIIAKQMALGVKRLMQTDWGISITGIAGPTGDTENKPVGLVYIGLATPNNQTIIKEYRFGKGRGRSLIRHLSSCSALDLLRRSLIKKVEQEYF; encoded by the coding sequence ATGAGTGCAGAGATTATTTGTATCGGTACAGAATTGCTCTTGGGAGATATTTTAAATACAAACTGCCAGTATTTAGCCCAAGAGCTAGCAAAATTAGGTATTCCCCATTACTATCAAACGGTTGTTGGGGATAATTTATCTCGTATTCACCAAGTTTTGCAGACAGCAATATCAAGATCTTCAATTTTAATTTTTACAGGTGGTTTAGGACCTACCCCCGATGATTTAACTACAGAAGCGATCGCCAGTTTTTTTAGTGTTTCTCTGATAGAAGATCCGGCAATTATCGAAGATATTAGTCGAAAATTTGCTTCTGTGGGACGAAAGATGACTCCCAGTAATCGTAAACAAGCACTTGTGCCTCAAGGGGCAATCACCCTACCTAATCCAACTGGAACCGCCCCAGGTATCATTTGGCAACCGCAAGACGGTATCTCAATTATGACTTTTCCTGGGGTTCCCTCAGAAATGCATCGAATGTGGCAAGAAACTGCTGTTCCCTTTTTGAAACAAGAGGGTTGGGGTAAAAATATCATTTATAGTGAAATGATGCGTTTTCGGGGTATTGGTGAGTCTGCTTTAGCTGAAAAAGTAGCTCATCTATTTGATTCAGATAATCCTACAGTTGCTCCCTACGCTGGTAAAGGAGAAGTTCGTCTTCGGGTTGCAGCAAAAGCTGCTTCAAAAACTCAAGCAGAGTCTCTAATTAAGCCTGTCACAACAGAAATTAAAAATATTGCGGGACTTAATTATTTTGGTAGCAATGATGATACCTTGGCTTCTGTAGTTGGAAAGTTACTACAAGATGCACAACAAACTTTAAGCGTAGCTGAATCCTGTACGGGGGGAGGTTTGGGCGCTATGCTAACAGAAATTCCTGGTAGTTCCAGCTATTTTTTAGGAGGAATAATTGCCTATGCCAACCAAGTTAAAACGGGGCAATTGAATGTTAATGAACCAGATCTAATGCAACACGGTGCAGTAAGTGAGATTATTGCCAAACAAATGGCATTGGGAGTAAAAAGGCTTATGCAGACTGACTGGGGTATTAGCATTACTGGAATAGCTGGTCCTACTGGAGATACGGAAAATAAACCCGTAGGCTTAGTTTACATTGGGTTGGCTACTCCTAATAATCAAACTATTATTAAAGAATATCGTTTTGGTAAAGGTCGGGGACGTAGTTTAATCCGTCATTTAAGTTCTTGTTCTGCACTCGATCTTCTACGCAGAAGCCTAATCAAGAAGGTAGAGCAAGAGTATTTTTGA
- a CDS encoding glycosyltransferase family 4 protein, whose protein sequence is MPVELYHLIAFLTSVTFVLWTIPDVKTLGLKLGIVDRPNARKIHKNPVVRVGGVSIFAGTIAALATIWLIGGFSSLAPHKVTELWVVIIGSIFYFGIGFADDIFNLTPLSRLLMQIVVATGCWYMGVRIDFISFPVYSLIKIYWLSLPITVIWLVGMANAINWMDGVDGLAAGVSGIAAFVMLVVTLFMDQPAAALVAAALAGGALGFLRYNFNPAQIFMGDGGAYFMGFTLAAVGIIGLVKTTAITAVLLPYLILAVPIIDMSTVIFSRISKGKSPFIADKSHLHHWLLKSGISQRQTVLFIYTLTFWVGSLALGFSNIPSGWGYAIGATMILVWQVWQVWRDSRNRK, encoded by the coding sequence ATGCCTGTTGAACTATATCATCTGATCGCCTTTCTAACTTCTGTGACCTTTGTGCTGTGGACGATACCAGATGTCAAGACTCTTGGTCTCAAGTTAGGTATAGTTGATCGACCAAATGCCAGAAAGATACACAAAAACCCTGTTGTTCGTGTTGGCGGGGTGTCAATTTTTGCAGGAACAATTGCTGCCCTAGCCACTATTTGGCTAATAGGTGGATTTTCTAGCTTAGCGCCCCACAAAGTAACAGAACTCTGGGTGGTTATCATTGGCAGCATATTCTATTTTGGGATTGGTTTTGCTGATGACATATTTAATCTCACTCCTCTCTCACGATTACTAATGCAGATTGTGGTGGCAACTGGCTGTTGGTATATGGGAGTTCGCATAGATTTTATTTCTTTTCCCGTTTATTCCCTAATCAAAATTTATTGGCTTAGTTTACCCATTACCGTGATTTGGTTAGTAGGCATGGCTAATGCTATCAATTGGATGGATGGAGTTGATGGTTTAGCGGCTGGAGTATCCGGTATTGCTGCCTTTGTCATGTTGGTAGTAACTTTATTCATGGATCAACCTGCCGCGGCTTTAGTAGCTGCGGCTTTAGCAGGAGGTGCGTTAGGTTTTCTGCGCTATAACTTTAATCCTGCTCAAATTTTTATGGGGGATGGAGGAGCTTATTTTATGGGCTTCACCTTGGCAGCGGTAGGGATCATTGGCTTAGTTAAAACTACTGCAATTACAGCCGTTTTACTGCCCTATTTAATTTTGGCGGTCCCAATTATAGATATGTCGACAGTTATTTTCTCTCGTATCAGTAAGGGGAAATCTCCCTTCATTGCCGATAAAAGCCATCTACATCACTGGCTACTCAAGTCTGGCATCTCTCAACGTCAAACCGTTTTGTTTATTTATACCTTAACTTTCTGGGTTGGCAGCTTAGCTTTGGGTTTTTCCAATATTCCCAGTGGTTGGGGCTATGCGATCGGAGCAACTATGATTTTAGTTTGGCAAGTTTGGCAAGTCTGGCGAGATAGTCGAAATCGTAAGTAA
- the glyA gene encoding serine hydroxymethyltransferase, which yields MTQTNLDFLAQTDSEISEIIGLELKRQRSHLELIASENFTSPAVLAAQGSVLTNKYAEGLPGKRYYGGCEFIDRAEQLAINRAKELFGAAMANVQPHSGAQANFAVFLTLLNPGDTIMGMDLSHGGHLTHGSPVNVSGKWFKVVQYGVNQETEQLDFDQIRELALKERPKLIICGYSAYPRTIDFIKFRAIADEIGAYLLADIAHIAGLVATGHHPNPVPHCDVVTTTTHKTLRGPRGGLILTRDSELGKKLNKAVFPGTQGGPLEHVIAAKAVAFGEALKPEFKEYSAQVIANAQAMAEGFKNREFKLVSDGTDNHLILVDLRSISMTGKKADALVSQIQITANKNTVPFDPESPFVTSGLRLGSPAMTTRGMGTTEFQEIANIIADKLLNPEDETIQKDCLRRVAALCDRFPLYPYLQIPVPAKI from the coding sequence GTGACTCAAACTAATTTAGATTTTCTCGCTCAGACAGATTCAGAAATTTCTGAAATCATCGGTTTGGAATTGAAACGCCAAAGATCCCACTTGGAATTAATCGCCAGTGAAAACTTCACCTCTCCTGCTGTATTGGCTGCACAGGGTTCAGTCTTAACTAATAAGTATGCCGAAGGCTTGCCCGGTAAACGCTACTATGGAGGTTGCGAATTTATTGATCGGGCTGAACAGCTAGCGATCAATCGTGCCAAGGAACTCTTTGGTGCAGCTATGGCAAACGTTCAACCCCATTCTGGCGCACAGGCTAACTTTGCTGTATTTCTGACGTTACTAAACCCCGGTGACACCATTATGGGGATGGATTTATCCCATGGTGGGCATCTAACCCATGGCTCACCAGTCAATGTATCAGGTAAGTGGTTTAAAGTAGTTCAATATGGTGTCAATCAAGAGACAGAACAGCTGGACTTTGACCAGATTAGAGAACTAGCTCTTAAGGAACGTCCTAAACTTATTATTTGTGGTTATTCTGCCTATCCTCGTACAATTGATTTTATTAAATTTAGAGCGATCGCCGATGAAATTGGGGCTTATTTACTAGCGGATATTGCTCATATTGCTGGTTTAGTAGCAACTGGTCATCATCCTAATCCTGTCCCCCACTGTGATGTTGTAACTACTACCACCCACAAAACTCTTCGAGGTCCCAGAGGTGGACTAATTTTGACTCGCGATTCTGAACTAGGCAAAAAACTGAATAAAGCCGTATTCCCTGGTACCCAAGGTGGTCCTTTAGAACACGTCATTGCAGCTAAAGCAGTAGCTTTTGGCGAAGCCCTCAAACCAGAATTTAAAGAATATTCGGCTCAGGTAATTGCCAATGCTCAGGCAATGGCAGAAGGATTTAAAAACAGAGAGTTTAAGCTAGTATCTGATGGTACTGATAACCACTTAATCTTGGTTGACTTGCGTAGTATTAGCATGACTGGTAAAAAGGCAGATGCATTAGTTAGCCAAATCCAGATCACAGCCAATAAAAATACTGTTCCCTTCGATCCCGAATCTCCCTTTGTTACTAGCGGTCTACGTTTGGGTTCTCCCGCTATGACTACTAGAGGTATGGGAACGACAGAATTCCAAGAGATTGCTAATATTATTGCTGACAAACTACTTAACCCAGAAGATGAGACTATTCAAAAGGATTGTTTACGTCGGGTAGCAGCTTTATGCGATCGCTTCCCTCTTTATCCCTATTTACAAATTCCAGTACCAGCCAAAATCTAA
- a CDS encoding Tic20 family protein yields the protein MVWRGSTDFKDRFFGAAVYLFAIYDAMALGGGLLQIPALLPLFQLLQLLLLPISLIYGIFNTIIPLGFGSLVIFFILFLAVVRNEKIAYFIRFNTLQSILFGIAISLIQIVFGTLGALAIIGSAVFVVATAASIFCMVQCILGRYPEIPSISDVVYSQLPR from the coding sequence ATGGTATGGCGTGGTTCAACAGATTTTAAAGACCGCTTTTTCGGAGCAGCCGTCTATCTCTTTGCTATCTATGATGCAATGGCTTTAGGAGGAGGTTTACTTCAGATTCCGGCTCTACTGCCTTTATTCCAACTGTTACAATTGCTATTACTTCCCATAAGTTTAATTTACGGTATTTTCAACACCATCATTCCATTAGGGTTTGGTAGTTTAGTAATTTTCTTTATTCTATTTTTAGCAGTGGTAAGAAATGAAAAAATTGCCTATTTCATTCGCTTTAACACCTTGCAATCTATCTTATTTGGCATTGCCATATCTTTAATTCAGATTGTTTTCGGCACTTTAGGCGCACTGGCTATAATCGGCAGTGCGGTTTTTGTTGTAGCTACTGCGGCTAGCATTTTTTGTATGGTGCAATGTATTCTAGGTCGCTATCCCGAAATTCCTTCGATTTCTGATGTTGTTTACAGTCAATTACCCAGATAA
- a CDS encoding fumarylacetoacetate hydrolase family protein produces the protein MAQRYVRIKTDREQIYYGVLQPNRSVAIYDAPPWLGGQATDMEQELDTYQLLAPCVPSKIVAVGKNYLKHAAEMGTPVPQEPLLFLKPPTTIIANGQDIYYPLQSRRVDYEGELALVIGDRCHNVSPEQAAKSIWGYTIANDVTARDLQKKDGQWTRAKGFDTFCPLGPWIVRELSVEAKIQTFLNDSDLPCQSASIDNMVFGPDILVSYISQVMTLTPGDIILTGTPEGIGAMKQGDSIRVEIEGIGCLSNQVAMTSDQIF, from the coding sequence ATGGCACAACGCTATGTCCGCATAAAAACCGATCGTGAACAAATTTATTATGGTGTACTCCAGCCCAATCGCAGTGTGGCCATTTACGATGCTCCACCTTGGTTAGGAGGGCAAGCAACAGATATGGAACAAGAGTTAGATACTTATCAACTACTAGCTCCCTGCGTACCTTCTAAAATAGTAGCGGTAGGCAAAAACTATCTCAAACACGCTGCCGAAATGGGAACACCAGTTCCCCAAGAACCTTTATTATTTCTTAAACCCCCGACGACTATTATTGCCAATGGTCAAGACATTTACTATCCTCTCCAGTCTCGACGAGTTGATTATGAAGGCGAATTGGCTTTGGTAATTGGCGATCGCTGCCATAATGTGAGTCCTGAACAAGCAGCCAAAAGCATTTGGGGTTATACAATTGCTAACGATGTTACAGCCAGAGATCTACAAAAAAAAGATGGACAGTGGACAAGAGCCAAAGGATTTGATACTTTTTGTCCTTTAGGACCTTGGATTGTCCGCGAATTAAGTGTTGAAGCCAAGATTCAGACTTTCCTCAATGACAGCGATCTTCCTTGTCAATCTGCTTCGATTGACAATATGGTGTTTGGTCCTGATATCTTAGTTTCTTATATTTCTCAGGTGATGACCCTAACTCCAGGAGACATTATTTTGACCGGAACTCCCGAGGGAATAGGAGCAATGAAACAGGGAGATTCTATTCGAGTAGAAATTGAAGGCATTGGCTGTTTATCAAATCAAGTTGCTATGACCAGCGATCAAATCTTCTAA
- the rpsF gene encoding 30S ribosomal protein S6 produces MSNSYEMMYILRPDSSEDQVGDSINKYKNYLSEHGADQIEIQVRGKRRLAYPVGRYQDGIYVQMNYQADGTQIAPLERMMRLSEDVIRYLSLKLKKRAVAAVANVESSEPGEEIEEPENV; encoded by the coding sequence ATGAGCAATAGTTACGAAATGATGTATATTCTTCGTCCTGATTCGTCTGAAGATCAGGTTGGAGATTCAATTAACAAGTATAAAAACTACCTCAGTGAGCACGGTGCAGATCAGATTGAAATTCAAGTTAGAGGAAAAAGGAGACTAGCTTATCCAGTTGGTAGATATCAAGATGGTATCTACGTGCAAATGAATTACCAGGCTGATGGAACTCAGATTGCTCCCCTGGAAAGGATGATGCGTTTAAGTGAAGATGTAATTCGTTACCTAAGTCTAAAACTCAAAAAACGAGCTGTTGCTGCAGTGGCTAACGTAGAATCTTCTGAACCTGGAGAAGAAATAGAAGAACCGGAGAACGTTTAA
- a CDS encoding MOSC domain-containing protein, with product MIVSELCVYPLKSCQGIATKQAEVGIQGFLKDRYLMLVSGKGKFLTQRQYPQLAKVKVEIVEQNIILRLQDESLPPLTFTPTLSGAIREVELWRDRLIAIDQGDEVAQWFHQLLDMDNGKFCRLVRQSPQHVRLLDKKYSLDREHSVNFADNYPVMLTATASLEELNHRIVEIHQQQKQAIPMNRFRPNIVIETTEPFIEDKWSIIQIGDIQFTVVKPCSRCIITTIDQQDGAKNQLKEPLNTLGTFRQLSEQGVMFGVNMVPHDKGIIRLGDRLQVIKTRY from the coding sequence ATGATTGTCTCGGAACTGTGTGTTTATCCTCTTAAATCCTGTCAGGGAATTGCAACAAAACAAGCCGAAGTCGGAATTCAAGGTTTTCTTAAAGATCGTTACCTGATGCTAGTTTCTGGTAAGGGTAAATTTTTAACTCAAAGACAGTATCCTCAATTAGCCAAAGTAAAAGTAGAAATTGTTGAACAGAATATTATCCTTCGGCTTCAAGATGAAAGCCTTCCTCCTTTGACTTTTACTCCTACCTTAAGTGGAGCCATCAGAGAAGTAGAGCTTTGGCGAGACCGTCTCATAGCAATCGATCAGGGAGATGAAGTAGCACAGTGGTTTCATCAGCTCTTAGATATGGACAATGGCAAGTTCTGCCGTTTGGTAAGACAATCTCCCCAGCACGTTCGCCTATTAGACAAAAAATATTCTCTCGATCGTGAGCATTCAGTTAATTTCGCCGATAATTATCCAGTAATGCTTACTGCTACTGCCTCCTTAGAAGAATTAAATCATAGGATTGTCGAAATTCACCAACAACAGAAGCAAGCAATACCGATGAATCGCTTTCGCCCAAATATTGTCATTGAAACAACAGAACCTTTTATTGAAGACAAATGGAGCATAATTCAAATTGGCGATATTCAATTCACAGTAGTAAAACCCTGTAGTCGTTGCATTATTACTACCATTGACCAACAAGACGGTGCCAAAAATCAATTAAAAGAACCCCTAAATACACTGGGAACCTTTAGACAGTTAAGTGAACAAGGGGTTATGTTTGGAGTAAATATGGTTCCTCACGATAAAGGAATAATTCGCTTAGGCGATCGCCTCCAGGTGATTAAAACCAGATACTAA
- the coaBC gene encoding bifunctional phosphopantothenoylcysteine decarboxylase/phosphopantothenate--cysteine ligase CoaBC — MNSWDFQPPPESTLGDRQVALESTHLQHQRIALLVTGSIAAMKAPLIARTLRRQGADVVAFVSQEALRYTTIDALEWSTTNPVITKLTAAAEHLSDDNPFSAYLVAPATYNTINKISNGIADGVVTAALGSAIGRMEQGKTQILLAPTMHGSLHNSILTESLQKLHQMGVGIIPPQIANGKNNLPAEKAIACAVCRAVSSSSLKNIPILVTGGPTPVPIDNIRRLTNRFTGKLGTCIAEELYLRGANVKLILGQGSYLPPSYLPQQIVTTYDEYLTEVMKELQQQRYRVGIFSAAVADYQPEQVFPGKIPSGGAIQTINLVATQKVIALVKAKFPELGMITFKYQENISHEELIAIAQQRLRQGYQMVVANRGEEQVELGAQVAYLVTQDRELQKVIGKDQIAKAIVDYLETTTRSIEFDC; from the coding sequence ATGAACAGTTGGGATTTTCAGCCACCTCCAGAATCAACATTGGGCGATCGCCAAGTTGCTTTAGAATCAACTCATCTTCAGCATCAACGAATTGCCTTATTGGTTACAGGTAGTATCGCCGCCATGAAGGCTCCGCTAATTGCCCGGACATTGCGTCGTCAGGGGGCAGATGTGGTGGCGTTCGTATCACAGGAAGCTTTAAGGTACACCACAATTGATGCTTTGGAGTGGAGTACTACAAATCCAGTAATTACTAAATTAACGGCGGCAGCAGAACATCTCAGCGACGATAATCCGTTTTCAGCTTATTTAGTTGCTCCTGCCACCTATAACACTATTAATAAGATAAGTAATGGCATAGCAGATGGAGTAGTCACTGCTGCTTTAGGTTCGGCTATTGGCAGAATGGAACAGGGAAAAACTCAAATTTTGCTGGCTCCTACCATGCACGGTAGCCTTCACAATTCCATTTTGACTGAATCTCTTCAAAAGTTACATCAGATGGGAGTTGGGATTATTCCGCCACAGATTGCTAATGGTAAAAACAATTTGCCCGCAGAAAAGGCGATCGCTTGTGCCGTCTGTCGCGCCGTAAGTTCATCTTCTCTGAAAAACATCCCTATTTTGGTGACAGGAGGTCCGACTCCCGTTCCAATAGATAATATCCGTCGTCTCACCAATCGTTTTACGGGTAAATTAGGCACTTGCATTGCCGAAGAATTATATCTTCGGGGAGCAAACGTAAAATTAATTCTGGGACAAGGAAGTTATTTGCCCCCTAGTTATCTTCCTCAGCAAATTGTGACAACCTATGATGAGTATCTTACGGAGGTAATGAAAGAATTACAGCAGCAACGATATCGTGTTGGTATTTTTTCGGCTGCCGTTGCTGACTATCAACCCGAGCAAGTATTTCCAGGTAAAATTCCCAGCGGAGGAGCTATACAAACAATCAATTTAGTTGCTACTCAAAAAGTAATTGCCTTAGTAAAAGCAAAATTCCCTGAGCTAGGAATGATTACGTTTAAATATCAAGAAAATATTAGCCACGAAGAATTAATCGCCATTGCCCAGCAACGATTACGACAAGGTTATCAAATGGTTGTAGCAAATCGAGGGGAAGAACAAGTAGAATTAGGAGCGCAAGTTGCCTATTTAGTAACTCAAGATCGTGAACTACAAAAAGTAATCGGCAAAGATCAAATTGCTAAGGCGATCGTCGACTATTTAGAGACAACAACCAGATCAATTGAATTTGATTGTTGA
- a CDS encoding A24 family peptidase, whose amino-acid sequence METLAKAITLFTAFTFGACIGSFLNVVVYRIPANISLIYPPSRCPNCLHRLGITENVPVFGWLWLKGRCRWCQVKISSRYPVVEAVTGSIFMTVFWRFGYSIQTIGYCVFFSWLLSLSLIDLDTMTLPAPLTKSGLVLGLVFQGFVGWQIAQGPGVANQLMFGVSGAVLGIWLLEIIALVGSIALGQQAMGDGDGKLMATIGAWIGWKYVLVSSFIACGIGSIIGGSAIALGIIGKKQPMPFGPCLALGGALSLFFGDAIINAYVNTFFNGI is encoded by the coding sequence ATGGAAACGCTGGCTAAGGCGATCACCCTCTTTACTGCATTTACCTTCGGCGCCTGCATTGGTAGTTTCTTAAATGTTGTTGTCTATCGCATACCTGCAAATATATCTTTAATTTATCCTCCCTCCCGATGTCCTAATTGTCTCCACAGATTAGGTATAACTGAGAACGTTCCAGTGTTTGGCTGGTTGTGGCTTAAAGGGCGTTGCCGATGGTGCCAAGTTAAAATATCTAGTCGTTATCCGGTCGTCGAAGCAGTTACAGGAAGCATCTTCATGACAGTTTTCTGGCGATTTGGTTACTCAATCCAAACTATCGGTTATTGCGTTTTTTTCTCCTGGTTATTATCTCTTTCTCTAATTGATTTGGATACTATGACTTTGCCTGCTCCCTTAACTAAGTCGGGGTTAGTTTTAGGGCTAGTTTTTCAAGGATTTGTGGGTTGGCAAATTGCCCAGGGACCAGGAGTCGCTAATCAATTAATGTTTGGTGTTAGTGGTGCAGTTTTAGGAATTTGGTTATTAGAAATTATTGCGCTCGTAGGTTCAATTGCATTAGGACAACAAGCCATGGGAGATGGTGACGGCAAACTTATGGCAACTATTGGGGCTTGGATTGGCTGGAAATATGTTTTAGTCTCCAGCTTTATCGCCTGCGGCATTGGCTCAATTATTGGCGGTAGTGCGATCGCCCTGGGCATAATTGGCAAAAAACAACCAATGCCTTTTGGTCCTTGTTTAGCCTTAGGTGGTGCTTTGAGTCTATTTTTCGGCGACGCAATTATTAATGCTTACGTCAATACATTTTTTAATGGAATATAG